A region of Jannaschia sp. W003 DNA encodes the following proteins:
- a CDS encoding zinc-finger domain-containing protein — MTTGTPRYPSRQHDLPPPETEEVTTLRVACDGAGGALGHPRVWLTIDPQVGHVDCGYCDKRFVLAGDGH; from the coding sequence ATGACCACCGGAACCCCCCGCTACCCCTCGCGCCAGCACGACCTGCCGCCGCCCGAGACCGAGGAGGTCACGACGCTGCGGGTGGCCTGCGACGGCGCCGGCGGCGCGCTGGGCCATCCGCGCGTGTGGCTGACCATCGACCCGCAGGTGGGCCACGTGGACTGCGGCTACTGCGACAAGCGGTTCGTCCTGGCGGGCGACGGCCACTAG
- a CDS encoding VOC family protein has product MSSLPARPVVWVEIPVRDLDAACRFYGDVFGWSFQRDSAPTNDFATIVAAEDAVAGHLYPGRPGAGAGATIHLHAPDGLDATADRLRAAGGTVLPIPPVDIPVGRFLYAEDPDGNSVGLFEPRAA; this is encoded by the coding sequence ATGTCCTCCCTTCCCGCCCGCCCCGTCGTCTGGGTCGAGATCCCCGTCCGCGACCTCGACGCCGCCTGCCGCTTCTACGGCGACGTCTTCGGCTGGAGCTTCCAGCGCGACTCCGCCCCCACCAACGACTTCGCCACCATCGTCGCCGCCGAGGACGCCGTCGCGGGCCACCTCTACCCCGGCCGGCCCGGCGCGGGCGCGGGCGCCACGATCCACCTCCACGCGCCCGACGGCCTCGATGCCACCGCCGACCGCCTGCGCGCGGCGGGGGGCACGGTGCTGCCGATCCCGCCGGTCGACATCCCGGTGGGCCGGTTCCTCTACGCCGAGGATCCGGACGGCAACTCGGTCGGCCTGTTCGAGCCGCGGGCCGCCTGA
- a CDS encoding ABC transporter ATP-binding protein — MTDAIEIEGLRKVYAGDGRSPEKVALEGLDLSIPEGSIFGLLGPNGAGKSTTINILAGLVRKTAGRVRIWGFDQDRNPRQSRAAIGVMPQELNLDPFFTPEGALEVQAGLYGVPPRDRRTAEILELVGLSDKADAYARTLSGGMRRRLLLAKALVHHPQILVLDEPTAGVDIELRQMLWRNVRRLNRERGMTIILTTHYLEEAQEMCDEIAIVGEGKLIVRDRTENLLNRLDSKTLVVVPEGDGASVAAPEGVELERRADGALAFTYSRARASVEAILAAVHAGGVEVRDVRTEEPDLEDVFVALTHRD, encoded by the coding sequence ATGACCGACGCGATCGAGATCGAGGGCCTGCGCAAGGTCTATGCGGGCGACGGGCGCTCCCCCGAGAAGGTGGCGCTGGAGGGTCTGGACCTCTCGATTCCGGAGGGCTCCATCTTCGGTCTTCTGGGGCCCAACGGCGCCGGAAAGTCCACCACGATCAACATCCTGGCGGGCCTCGTGCGCAAGACCGCGGGGCGCGTGCGCATCTGGGGCTTCGACCAGGACCGCAACCCCCGCCAGAGCCGCGCCGCCATCGGCGTGATGCCCCAGGAGCTGAACCTCGACCCGTTCTTCACGCCCGAGGGCGCGCTCGAGGTGCAGGCCGGCCTCTACGGCGTGCCCCCCCGCGACCGCAGGACGGCGGAAATCCTTGAACTGGTTGGACTATCCGACAAGGCCGACGCCTACGCCCGCACCCTCTCGGGCGGCATGCGGCGGCGGCTCCTGCTCGCCAAGGCGCTGGTCCACCACCCCCAGATCCTGGTACTCGACGAGCCCACCGCGGGCGTCGACATCGAGCTGCGCCAGATGCTCTGGCGCAACGTCCGCCGCCTGAATCGGGAACGCGGCATGACCATCATCCTGACCACCCACTACCTCGAGGAGGCGCAGGAGATGTGCGACGAGATCGCCATCGTCGGCGAGGGCAAGCTCATCGTCCGCGACCGCACCGAGAACCTCTTGAACCGGCTCGATTCCAAGACGCTGGTGGTGGTCCCCGAGGGCGACGGGGCATCCGTCGCCGCGCCCGAGGGCGTGGAGCTGGAGCGCCGCGCCGACGGGGCCTTGGCCTTCACCTACAGCCGCGCGCGGGCATCGGTGGAGGCCATCCTCGCCGCCGTCCACGCGGGCGGCGTGGAGGTCCGCGACGTGCGCACCGAGGAGCCAGATCTGGAGGACGTGTTCGTGGCCCTGACCCACCGGGACTAG
- a CDS encoding YdeI family protein, with protein MSVGDDGRPLVRAPTRDALRAWLAEHHERPNAVWLAVWSRADPMALPWDEAEAELVCWGWAARPVQPDAGARLVARRDPARGWREREKRLVARERRMGRMEPPGEIAVAQARETGTWSLLDPVERGVVPPDLADALGDLRPRFDLWPRAVRHDVLEWLIVAPSPGTRARRIANVVDDVAANRPPAHLLR; from the coding sequence GTGAGCGTCGGCGACGACGGCCGCCCGCTGGTGCGCGCCCCGACGCGCGATGCGTTGCGGGCGTGGCTCGCGGAGCACCACGAGCGCCCCAACGCGGTGTGGCTCGCGGTCTGGAGCCGCGCCGACCCCATGGCGCTGCCCTGGGACGAGGCCGAGGCGGAGCTGGTCTGCTGGGGCTGGGCCGCGCGCCCGGTGCAGCCCGACGCGGGCGCCCGGCTGGTGGCGCGGCGCGACCCGGCGCGGGGGTGGCGCGAGCGCGAGAAGCGCCTCGTGGCGCGCGAGCGGCGGATGGGGCGCATGGAGCCGCCGGGCGAGATCGCCGTGGCCCAAGCGCGGGAGACCGGCACCTGGAGCCTCCTCGATCCGGTGGAGCGCGGCGTGGTGCCGCCCGACCTCGCGGACGCCCTGGGCGACCTGCGGCCCCGCTTCGACCTCTGGCCCCGCGCGGTGCGCCACGACGTGCTGGAATGGCTGATCGTCGCGCCCTCGCCCGGCACCCGTGCGCGGCGCATCGCCAACGTGGTGGACGACGTGGCCGCGAACCGCCCGCCGGCGCACCTCCTGCGCTAG
- the trhA gene encoding PAQR family membrane homeostasis protein TrhA yields MTADLALATPPPAPGARRAYSRGERLSDAAVHLAGLALAIGALPVLIAYAATWHASPSGLAGLSIYGVTLVAMLSASLAYNHVPRPDLADRLRQLDLSAIYLKIAGTVTPFALLSGTGAAFLAAMWSAAGLAAATVFLRRRRSTALSIAIGLGMGWAVLLGGQGVIATVSWPVLWLMVAGGLLYTLGTPFLVIERMRYHNTIWHGFVVAASVLYFVAIFLHAADMATAAT; encoded by the coding sequence ATGACCGCCGACCTCGCCCTCGCCACGCCGCCGCCCGCTCCGGGCGCGCGGCGCGCCTACTCCCGCGGCGAGCGCCTCTCGGACGCGGCCGTCCACCTCGCCGGTCTCGCCCTCGCCATCGGCGCACTGCCGGTGCTGATCGCCTATGCGGCGACCTGGCACGCCAGCCCCTCGGGGCTGGCGGGGCTGTCGATCTACGGCGTGACGCTGGTGGCCATGCTCTCGGCCTCGCTGGCCTACAACCACGTGCCGCGCCCCGACCTCGCGGACCGGCTGCGGCAGCTCGACCTCTCGGCGATCTACCTCAAGATCGCCGGCACCGTGACGCCCTTCGCGCTGCTCTCGGGCACGGGCGCCGCGTTCCTGGCCGCCATGTGGTCGGCCGCCGGGCTGGCCGCCGCCACGGTGTTCCTGCGCCGCCGCCGCTCCACCGCGCTGTCGATCGCGATCGGGCTCGGGATGGGCTGGGCCGTGCTGCTCGGCGGGCAGGGCGTGATCGCCACCGTGAGCTGGCCCGTGCTGTGGCTGATGGTGGCGGGGGGCCTGCTCTACACGCTGGGCACGCCGTTCCTGGTGATCGAGCGGATGCGCTACCACAACACGATCTGGCACGGCTTCGTGGTGGCCGCGAGCGTGCTCTACTTCGTGGCGATCTTCCTCCACGCCGCGGACATGGCAACCGCCGCGACGTGA
- the asnB gene encoding asparagine synthase (glutamine-hydrolyzing) — translation MCGIVCLWRTGDASVARRMTERIAHRGPDDLQVTEAHGATLGHCRLAIIGPEDGRQPIHGTGAALVANGEIYNHAALRRELGEARFATHSDSETILHLAATGAPRWIDRLDGMFAFVLATPHGIVAGRDPLGIKPLYVARMGGGLAFASELKAFDGEAVEGVEAIAPGTLWSTDAASRQWWRIPAGQARPEPGFDTERAAAELRLLLEAAAAKWTVADVEVGAFLSGGLDSSIMAALAQGERQARGLPPLKTFAVGTEGAPDLVAARRVAAHIGSDHHEATFTPGDVADALPHVIRHLESADVDLVRSAVPTLFAARLARERVKAVLTGEGADELFAGYGYHHRMADDPEALALELTRSLGTMHNINLQRVDRMTMSVGLEARTPFLDRDLLLFSQTLPASLKMRRDPASGRTVEKWILRRACADLLPSDLVWRAKAQFDEGSGVVAAREAALGALIGGAVTRAAEGALYERTLRAAFEAPDRILAMAGRWEDGRVPND, via the coding sequence ATGTGCGGCATCGTGTGCCTCTGGCGGACCGGCGACGCGAGCGTGGCCCGGCGCATGACGGAGCGCATCGCCCATCGCGGCCCCGACGACCTGCAGGTCACCGAGGCGCATGGCGCTACCTTGGGCCACTGCCGCCTCGCCATCATCGGCCCTGAGGACGGGCGCCAGCCGATCCACGGGACCGGCGCCGCGCTGGTCGCCAACGGCGAGATCTACAACCACGCCGCCCTGCGCCGCGAGCTGGGCGAGGCGCGGTTCGCGACCCACTCCGACAGCGAGACCATCCTCCACCTCGCCGCCACGGGCGCGCCGCGCTGGATCGACCGGCTCGACGGCATGTTCGCCTTCGTGCTCGCCACGCCGCACGGCATCGTGGCCGGGCGCGACCCCCTCGGCATCAAGCCGCTCTACGTCGCGCGCATGGGAGGCGGCCTCGCCTTCGCGTCGGAGCTGAAAGCCTTCGACGGCGAGGCGGTGGAGGGCGTCGAGGCCATCGCCCCCGGCACGCTCTGGAGCACCGACGCCGCGTCCCGCCAGTGGTGGCGCATCCCCGCCGGGCAGGCCCGCCCCGAGCCGGGCTTCGATACCGAACGCGCCGCGGCGGAGCTGCGCCTCCTGCTGGAGGCCGCCGCCGCGAAGTGGACCGTGGCCGACGTCGAGGTGGGCGCGTTCCTGTCTGGGGGCCTCGACAGCTCGATCATGGCCGCGCTGGCGCAGGGCGAGCGGCAGGCCCGCGGCCTCCCGCCCCTCAAGACCTTCGCGGTGGGCACCGAGGGCGCCCCCGACCTCGTGGCCGCGCGCAGGGTCGCCGCCCACATCGGCTCCGACCACCACGAGGCGACCTTCACGCCGGGGGACGTGGCGGACGCCCTGCCCCACGTGATCCGCCACCTGGAATCGGCCGACGTCGACCTCGTGCGCTCCGCCGTCCCCACCCTCTTCGCCGCCCGCCTCGCCCGCGAGCGCGTCAAGGCCGTGCTGACGGGCGAGGGCGCCGACGAGCTGTTCGCCGGCTACGGCTACCACCACCGCATGGCCGACGACCCCGAGGCCCTGGCGCTGGAGCTGACCCGCTCCTTGGGCACCATGCACAACATCAACCTTCAGCGCGTGGACCGCATGACCATGTCGGTGGGGCTGGAGGCGCGCACGCCCTTCCTCGACCGCGACCTCCTCCTCTTCTCACAGACCCTGCCCGCGAGCCTGAAGATGCGCCGCGACCCCGCATCGGGCCGCACGGTCGAGAAGTGGATCCTGCGCCGCGCCTGCGCGGACCTCCTGCCCTCGGACCTCGTGTGGCGCGCCAAGGCGCAGTTCGACGAGGGCTCGGGCGTGGTCGCCGCGCGCGAGGCGGCCCTCGGCGCGCTGATCGGCGGCGCGGTCACGCGGGCGGCGGAAGGCGCGCTCTACGAGCGGACCCTGCGCGCCGCCTTCGAGGCCCCGGACCGCATCCTCGCGATGGCGGGCCGCTGGGAGGACGGGCGCGTGCCCAACGACTGA
- the polA gene encoding DNA polymerase I — MDFGKGCHLHLIDGSAYIFRAFHALPPLTRKSDGLPVGAVSGFCQMLDRYVEANTGADAATHVAVVFDKGSHTFRNEMFADYKANRSAMPEDLAPQIPLTREATRAFNIACLEMAGFEADDIIAALACQARDAGGRVTILSSDKDLMQLVGGGVEMLDPMKNKRIDADGVREKFGVGPERVVDVQALAGDSVDNVPGAPGIGIKTAAQLINEFGDLETLLDRAEEIKQPKRRQTLLEHRAQIELSKRLVQLDCDMAVDVSLDDLEIRDADPDALLGFLNAMEFRTLTRRIADRLGAEAPTIETAAPADAPAEVEMPAIDHAAYEVVRDEAALARWIDMIVAEGAVAVDTETTALDEMLAELVGISLCVGPGRAAYVPLIHKRGAEAEGEGGDLFGAPDADALAEGQMAPARALEMLRPVLEDPAILKIGQNMKYDWKVLRRAWAAAFGPENPLDVAPIDDTMLLSYAQHAGLHGHGMDELAERYLGHHCIPIKQLIGTGKAQVTFDRVPIDKAAPYAAEDAEVTWRLWHLLKPRLHAEKVTKVYETLERPMVPVLSRMEMHGIEVDRAVLSRMSGAFAQKMAALEEDIHALAGRPFNVGSPSQLGEILFGEMGLPGGKKTKTGAWATGADVLEDLATEHDLARRVLDWRQIAKLKNTYTDNLQGHIHPETGRVHTSYSIAGANTGRLASSDPNLQNIPVRTEEGRRIREAFVAPEGRLLVSLDYSQIELRLLTEFADVPALEEAFRAGDDVHAVTASEMFGVPLAEMTPDVRRSAKAINYGIVYGISGFGLARNLRIPREEATEFIRRYFEKFPGIKEYMDATTARAKADGFVRTLFGRKVHTPGVASKGPQAGYARRAAINAPIQGSNADIIRRAMARMEPAIAGLDAKMLLQVHDELLFEVAEGDADALIERAREVMVAANLPVRPLSVPIVVDAGRGRTWAEAH, encoded by the coding sequence ATGGATTTCGGCAAGGGTTGCCACCTGCACCTGATCGACGGGTCGGCCTACATCTTCCGCGCCTTCCACGCGCTGCCCCCCCTCACGCGCAAGTCCGACGGGCTGCCCGTGGGCGCCGTCTCGGGCTTCTGCCAGATGCTGGACCGCTACGTGGAGGCGAACACCGGCGCCGATGCGGCGACCCACGTCGCGGTCGTCTTCGACAAGGGGAGCCACACGTTCCGCAACGAGATGTTCGCGGACTACAAGGCCAACCGCTCGGCCATGCCCGAGGACCTGGCGCCCCAGATCCCGCTGACCCGCGAGGCGACCCGCGCCTTCAACATCGCCTGCCTGGAGATGGCCGGCTTCGAGGCCGACGACATCATCGCCGCGCTCGCCTGCCAAGCGCGCGACGCGGGCGGGCGCGTCACGATCCTCAGCTCCGACAAGGACCTGATGCAGCTCGTGGGCGGCGGGGTCGAGATGCTCGACCCGATGAAGAACAAGCGCATCGACGCCGACGGCGTGCGCGAGAAGTTCGGCGTAGGCCCCGAGCGCGTGGTCGACGTGCAGGCGCTGGCCGGGGACTCGGTGGACAACGTGCCCGGTGCGCCCGGCATCGGCATCAAGACCGCGGCCCAGCTCATCAACGAGTTCGGCGACCTCGAGACGCTCTTGGACCGGGCGGAGGAGATCAAGCAGCCCAAGCGGCGCCAGACCCTCCTGGAGCACCGCGCGCAGATCGAGCTGTCGAAGCGGCTGGTGCAGCTGGACTGCGACATGGCGGTGGACGTCTCGCTGGATGACTTGGAGATCCGCGACGCCGACCCCGACGCGCTCTTGGGCTTCCTGAACGCCATGGAGTTCCGCACCCTCACGCGGCGCATCGCCGACCGGCTGGGCGCCGAGGCCCCCACGATCGAGACCGCCGCGCCCGCCGACGCCCCCGCCGAGGTGGAGATGCCCGCCATCGACCACGCCGCCTACGAGGTGGTGCGCGACGAGGCGGCGCTGGCCCGCTGGATCGACATGATCGTGGCCGAGGGCGCGGTGGCGGTGGACACCGAGACCACGGCGCTCGACGAGATGCTGGCGGAGCTGGTGGGCATCTCGCTCTGCGTCGGGCCGGGGCGGGCGGCTTACGTGCCGCTGATCCACAAGCGGGGCGCGGAGGCGGAAGGCGAGGGGGGCGACCTGTTCGGGGCGCCGGACGCGGATGCGCTGGCCGAGGGGCAGATGGCGCCCGCGCGCGCGCTGGAGATGCTGCGCCCCGTGCTGGAGGATCCGGCGATCCTCAAGATCGGCCAGAACATGAAGTACGACTGGAAGGTGCTGCGCCGGGCCTGGGCTGCCGCGTTCGGGCCGGAGAACCCGCTCGACGTGGCCCCGATCGACGACACGATGCTGCTGAGCTACGCCCAGCACGCGGGCCTGCACGGCCACGGCATGGACGAGCTTGCGGAGCGCTACCTCGGCCACCACTGCATCCCGATCAAGCAGCTGATCGGCACGGGCAAGGCGCAGGTGACCTTCGACCGGGTGCCGATCGACAAGGCCGCGCCCTACGCGGCCGAGGACGCCGAGGTGACGTGGCGGCTGTGGCACCTGCTGAAGCCGCGCCTCCACGCCGAGAAGGTCACCAAGGTCTACGAGACCTTGGAGCGGCCCATGGTGCCCGTGCTCAGCCGAATGGAGATGCACGGGATCGAGGTGGACCGCGCCGTCCTCAGCCGCATGTCGGGCGCCTTCGCGCAGAAGATGGCCGCGCTCGAGGAGGACATCCATGCGCTGGCGGGGCGGCCGTTCAACGTCGGGTCTCCGAGCCAGCTCGGCGAGATCCTGTTCGGCGAGATGGGGCTGCCGGGGGGCAAGAAGACCAAGACCGGCGCCTGGGCCACGGGCGCCGACGTGCTGGAGGACCTCGCCACCGAGCACGACCTCGCGCGGCGGGTGCTGGACTGGCGGCAGATCGCGAAGCTCAAGAACACCTACACCGACAACCTGCAGGGTCACATCCATCCCGAGACGGGGCGGGTGCACACGTCGTACTCCATCGCGGGGGCCAACACCGGGCGGCTGGCCTCGTCGGACCCCAACCTGCAGAACATCCCCGTGCGCACCGAGGAGGGGCGGCGCATCCGCGAGGCCTTCGTGGCGCCAGAGGGACGGTTGCTGGTGTCCCTGGACTACAGCCAGATCGAGCTGCGCCTTCTGACCGAGTTCGCCGACGTGCCCGCGCTGGAAGAGGCGTTCCGGGCGGGCGACGACGTCCATGCGGTGACGGCGTCCGAGATGTTCGGCGTGCCCCTGGCGGAGATGACGCCCGACGTGCGGCGCTCGGCCAAGGCGATCAACTACGGGATCGTCTACGGCATCTCGGGCTTCGGGCTGGCGCGCAACCTGCGCATCCCGCGCGAGGAGGCGACCGAGTTCATCCGGCGCTACTTCGAGAAGTTCCCGGGCATCAAGGAGTACATGGACGCCACCACCGCGCGGGCCAAGGCGGACGGCTTCGTGCGCACGCTCTTCGGGCGCAAGGTGCACACGCCCGGCGTCGCGTCCAAGGGCCCGCAGGCGGGCTACGCGCGCAGGGCCGCGATCAACGCGCCGATCCAGGGCAGCAACGCCGACATCATCCGCCGCGCCATGGCGCGCATGGAGCCGGCGATCGCGGGACTGGACGCCAAGATGCTCTTGCAGGTCCACGACGAGCTCCTGTTCGAGGTGGCCGAGGGGGACGCCGACGCCCTGATCGAGCGCGCGCGCGAGGTGATGGTGGCGGCCAACCTGCCGGTGCGCCCCCTCTCGGTGCCGATCGTGGTGGACGCGGGACGGGGGCGAACCTGGGCCGAGGCGCACTAG
- the xylB gene encoding xylulokinase, with protein MYLGFDLGTSSLKALLVDDAQRVVAEASAPLTVRRPHAGWAEQDASDWETALRDVVAKLRANADLSGLRAIGLAGHMHGATLVDEGGRPLRPCMLWNDTRAHAEAAEMDADPRFRRITGNIVFPGFTAPKVEWVRRHEAETFARTARVLLPKDYLRLVLTGEAVSEMSDASGTSWLDVGARDWSDELLAACHLDRARVPRLVEGSDVSGTLRPALAADLGLPVVPVAGGAGDNAAAAVGTGAVEPGTGFVSLGTSGVLFVSTPGFAPDPATAVHSFAHAVPGTWHQMGVILAATDSLEWAARLTGRPAAELASGEVAAPGRPLFLPYLGGERTPHDDAGVRGMLLGLEHATDAAALGRAVMEGVAFAFRDALDALAATGTRADRLLAVGGGARSETWLGIVANALELPLEVPEGGAFGAALGACRLAMMADGAGRAVLHPPRTARTVEPDPALGDAYRAAQARYRAAYAAAAPLS; from the coding sequence ATGTATCTCGGCTTCGACCTCGGGACGTCGTCGCTCAAGGCTCTTCTGGTGGACGACGCGCAGCGCGTCGTCGCCGAGGCCTCCGCCCCGCTGACGGTCCGGCGGCCCCATGCCGGCTGGGCCGAGCAGGACGCCAGCGACTGGGAGACGGCGCTGCGGGACGTGGTGGCCAAGCTACGGGCGAACGCCGACCTCTCGGGCCTCCGTGCCATCGGGCTGGCCGGGCACATGCACGGTGCCACGCTGGTGGACGAGGGCGGCCGCCCCCTGCGCCCCTGCATGCTCTGGAACGACACCCGCGCCCATGCCGAGGCCGCGGAGATGGACGCCGACCCCCGCTTCCGGCGCATCACCGGCAACATCGTGTTCCCCGGCTTCACCGCGCCGAAGGTGGAGTGGGTGCGCCGCCATGAGGCCGAGACCTTCGCCCGCACGGCCCGCGTCCTCCTGCCCAAGGACTACCTGCGCCTCGTGCTGACCGGCGAGGCCGTGTCCGAGATGTCGGACGCCTCGGGCACGAGCTGGCTAGACGTCGGAGCGCGGGACTGGTCGGACGAACTGCTCGCTGCCTGCCACCTGGACCGCGCCCGCGTGCCCCGCCTCGTGGAGGGCTCCGATGTCTCGGGCACCCTGCGCCCCGCGCTCGCCGCGGACCTCGGCCTGCCGGTCGTCCCCGTCGCGGGCGGGGCGGGCGATAACGCGGCGGCCGCGGTGGGTACGGGCGCGGTCGAGCCGGGCACGGGCTTCGTCTCGCTGGGCACCTCGGGGGTGCTGTTCGTCTCGACGCCCGGCTTCGCGCCCGACCCCGCCACGGCCGTGCACAGCTTCGCCCACGCGGTCCCCGGCACGTGGCACCAGATGGGGGTGATCCTGGCCGCGACCGACAGCCTGGAATGGGCCGCGCGCCTCACGGGGCGCCCGGCGGCGGAGCTGGCGTCGGGCGAGGTCGCCGCGCCGGGCCGCCCGCTGTTCCTGCCCTATCTCGGCGGCGAGCGGACGCCCCACGACGACGCGGGCGTGCGCGGCATGCTGCTCGGGCTGGAGCACGCCACCGACGCCGCCGCGCTGGGCCGCGCGGTGATGGAGGGCGTGGCCTTCGCGTTCCGCGACGCGCTTGATGCCCTCGCCGCCACGGGCACGCGCGCGGACCGGCTGCTGGCCGTGGGCGGGGGCGCGCGATCGGAGACCTGGCTCGGCATCGTGGCGAACGCGCTGGAGCTGCCGCTGGAGGTGCCCGAGGGCGGGGCCTTCGGCGCGGCGCTCGGGGCCTGCCGGCTGGCGATGATGGCGGACGGAGCGGGGCGCGCGGTGCTCCACCCGCCCCGCACGGCCCGCACGGTCGAGCCGGACCCGGCCCTGGGGGACGCGTACCGCGCGGCGCAGGCCCGCTACCGCGCCGCCTACGCGGCCGCGGCGCCGCTGTCCTGA
- a CDS encoding YafY family protein — protein sequence MRRADRLLRIVDILRGGRLHTAEALARELEVSRRTIYRDVADLQANRVPIEGEAGVGYVMREGYDLPPIMFTAEEVVALVGGARLIRAWGGGRMGRAATAALDKIAAVLPDPEAARAGSVHVHAFRPLEQTPETAGRLDLLEDACARAVHVRFGYRDEAGAPTRRTVRPLGLWFWGKVWTLVAWCELRGAFRVFRVDRMEGVEAGAPFAPDPERGLAAFERGLPHSPLPRPAGDPDR from the coding sequence ATGCGCCGGGCCGACCGCCTGCTGAGGATCGTCGACATCCTGCGGGGCGGCCGGCTCCACACAGCCGAGGCGCTGGCGCGGGAGCTGGAGGTCTCGCGCCGCACGATCTACCGCGACGTGGCCGACCTCCAAGCCAACCGCGTGCCCATCGAGGGCGAGGCGGGGGTCGGCTACGTGATGCGCGAGGGCTACGACCTGCCGCCGATCATGTTCACCGCCGAGGAGGTGGTGGCGCTGGTCGGCGGCGCCCGGCTGATCCGCGCCTGGGGCGGCGGGCGCATGGGCCGCGCGGCGACCGCGGCGCTCGACAAGATCGCCGCCGTGCTGCCCGACCCCGAGGCCGCGCGCGCCGGCTCGGTCCACGTCCACGCCTTCCGACCGCTGGAGCAGACGCCCGAGACCGCGGGCCGGCTCGACCTCCTGGAGGACGCCTGCGCGCGCGCGGTGCACGTCCGGTTCGGCTACCGCGACGAGGCGGGCGCGCCGACTCGCCGCACGGTGCGCCCCCTCGGCCTGTGGTTCTGGGGCAAGGTCTGGACGCTGGTGGCGTGGTGCGAGCTGCGCGGGGCGTTCCGCGTGTTCCGCGTCGACCGCATGGAGGGGGTGGAGGCGGGCGCGCCCTTCGCGCCCGACCCCGAACGCGGCCTCGCCGCCTTCGAGCGGGGCCTGCCCCACAGCCCGCTGCCCCGCCCCGCCGGCGACCCGGACCGCTAG
- a CDS encoding pseudouridine synthase: MNVLSQFTPEGRWRGLADWVDVPGVYAAGRLDRDSEGLLVLTDDGRLQARIASPRTATPKVYFAQVEGAPDAGAVEALRRGVALKDGPTRPAEVEAVPEPDWLWPRDPPVRVRRSVPDHWLRLAITEGRNRQVRRMCAHVGLPVLRLVRWSVGGWTLEGLAPGAWRAA; this comes from the coding sequence ATGAACGTGCTGTCGCAGTTCACGCCCGAGGGGCGGTGGCGGGGGTTGGCGGACTGGGTCGACGTGCCGGGGGTCTATGCCGCTGGGCGGCTGGACCGGGACAGCGAGGGGCTGCTCGTGCTGACCGACGACGGGCGGCTGCAGGCGCGGATCGCGTCGCCGCGGACCGCCACGCCGAAGGTGTACTTCGCGCAGGTGGAGGGGGCGCCGGACGCGGGCGCGGTGGAGGCGCTGCGCCGGGGCGTGGCGTTGAAGGATGGACCCACCCGGCCCGCGGAGGTGGAGGCGGTGCCGGAGCCGGACTGGCTCTGGCCGCGCGATCCGCCGGTGCGGGTGCGCCGGTCGGTGCCCGACCACTGGCTGCGCCTCGCGATCACCGAAGGACGCAACCGGCAGGTGCGGCGCATGTGCGCCCACGTGGGCCTGCCCGTCCTGCGGCTGGTGCGCTGGTCGGTGGGCGGCTGGACGCTGGAGGGCCTCGCCCCCGGCGCGTGGCGCGCGGCGTGA
- a CDS encoding DMT family transporter, giving the protein MTGGESGRRRATLVGFGAVLLWATLALFTALSGTVPPLQLLAMCFGVGGTLGLLWGGVPRGVPPGAWALGVGGLFGYHLLYVLALRAAPPVEASLVAYLWPLLIVLLSALFQRLRWFHVAGAALGLLGAALVVSGGRGMAFAPLPGHAIALAAAFVWTGYSVLQRRYAEVPTAAVSGFCLGAALLAGAAHLLLEETVVPQGTEWLAILGLGLGPVGAAFFLWDVGCKRGDLAVLGASSYAAPLLSTLVLVVFGLAEPTWTLALACALITGGAALAASEMLLRRS; this is encoded by the coding sequence ATGACTGGGGGCGAGAGCGGACGGCGGCGCGCGACGCTGGTGGGGTTCGGGGCGGTGCTGCTCTGGGCCACGCTCGCGCTGTTCACGGCGCTGTCGGGCACGGTGCCGCCGCTGCAGCTCTTGGCGATGTGCTTCGGGGTCGGCGGCACGCTCGGCCTCCTGTGGGGCGGCGTGCCGCGGGGCGTGCCCCCCGGCGCCTGGGCGCTCGGGGTGGGCGGGCTGTTTGGCTACCACCTTCTCTACGTGCTCGCCCTGCGCGCGGCGCCGCCCGTGGAGGCGAGCCTCGTGGCCTATCTCTGGCCGCTCCTGATCGTGCTCCTGTCGGCCCTGTTCCAGCGCCTGCGGTGGTTCCACGTGGCGGGCGCGGCCCTCGGGCTCCTGGGCGCGGCGCTCGTGGTGTCGGGCGGGCGGGGCATGGCCTTCGCGCCGCTGCCGGGACACGCCATCGCGCTCGCGGCCGCCTTCGTGTGGACCGGCTACTCGGTGCTCCAGCGGCGCTACGCCGAGGTGCCCACCGCCGCCGTCTCGGGCTTCTGCCTCGGCGCGGCCCTGCTGGCGGGGGCGGCGCATCTCCTGCTGGAGGAGACGGTGGTTCCGCAAGGGACAGAGTGGCTGGCGATCCTGGGGCTGGGGCTCGGCCCCGTGGGGGCGGCGTTCTTCCTGTGGGACGTGGGCTGCAAGCGCGGCGACCTCGCCGTCCTGGGCGCGTCGAGCTACGCCGCGCCGCTCCTGTCCACACTGGTGCTGGTGGTCTTCGGGCTGGCCGAGCCCACGTGGACGCTGGCGCTGGCCTGCGCGCTGATCACCGGGGGCGCGGCGCTGGCCGCTTCGGAGATGCTGCTGCGGAGATCCTAG